From Camelina sativa cultivar DH55 chromosome 5, Cs, whole genome shotgun sequence:
TAAACCATGTCGGTGAAACTTTTTCCAACTCTTTGGGTAATTTGACTccatttattaaaaagttaacacctaactaaaaaaaatagtatatatgcGAAGTGCGTATTTGAACATTTGGTTTCTGAAAAACTATTCAAGTTGAAGttttgttgattgatcttaAATAGTACTTAGTTACGTAGCCAAATGATTGAGTTGTTTGACTTCGTTACATTCACTGTGTAAGGACATCCGCAATGGGGAACACTTTAggatgttcttagagtaaaaatattatgaaaataatctaagatcagtagttaagatttattgttaaaaagttaattattgggagaacatgtttaagatcataagatttaataatataatattcttaaacatattacatttataaaaactgtaaaaataacatttaaattgcaaacttataaaatttgtactaaaattcaaaatacaataccaaatttttatgaaacaagaaaaatattaaagattaaaaaaaaaacaaacaaacatattacttaattaaaacaaacaaacattttatttaattaatacatagtttaaatcaaatcctcttttaatttgtgaaaaattgtttgcaaaaaattgtatccaatCACAGCTTGTCACGTCAGCTTAGAACTGAGCctagatcagttctacatcaagaactggACAACATGTTCTTATGCCacttttcattatatttataattttaatgggCTAAGAACACACCGTGTTCCCCATTGCGGATGGCCTAACAATTAGAgggtaaaaatatatgttgaaGGGTAGGCTCGAGACTACAACTACAAGTGACCAGATTGTACAAAGCCTTgaaaaaacacatttaaatttgaaatcaagTTAGGCAATTATGATGAAAGAGGTGGGGGGCAAGAGTGCATTTTTACCCACGAAATAATGATTTTGGCTTTTTTCTTGTCAACTAGATTAAtgtaatttatagttttatactaactaaataaatatggGTTTTGTATAACAAAACAATTTGGAGTAcaactatttatttatacaaatttactACAACTAATTGCATGTTATATCATTTAATTAAAGGCAtggttatttctctattttatatctTTGTCTGTTTCTGAAACAAAACCTTCCTCAAATAATGACCAGGAAAAGATGCAATTTCGCTTTGTTCCACCCCACAGGCTAAAATTTCACTTTATTTGTATTTACATAATGAAATTTTAATCCCCCCAGATTTTTCGTACTTTGCTCGAATCgatgtaattattaattttgtataacTCGGTTTCATCTTTCAGAGACAAGCTTGCCTAGCTAGTGATCATTATTTGCTTTCATAATTTTTAGCATACATATTGGACTTCAGTAATTTATGACCTTATTGCTTTATTTTTTAACCTTTCTACTTAAGGTATTCGATAATTTTGTAACTTAACTCGATTTCTTCTTTTGATCTTGTTCACGAAACATGATGAAGTTTCTATCTGATATACTgttaaatttctttttcttttttgaatccCGTTAAATTAAACTTATATCGTGTCCGAAACTATGTGTACGTCATTGTGATTATTGATTAACATTAGGcctaattaacatatattaagAAGCAAGCTAACTATCACTATATTATACTAAATAGTAAGTAGGATTTAATGAAAGTGTATAAATaatcatatcaaattttggagTTTTCAATTGGGCGTGGTTGAAGATTAGTTTTCCAAACAAGTTCTCTATAAAACAAGTTCTCCATAAAagtataacattttaaaaaacaaatgataattGCCagctaataataaaattttgaatcgTTTTTTCTAAGTAAATGAAGCACACCTCAGACAACCAGTTGGATTATATAAAGAGACCATTTTCCATGCAAAAACACAAACCATATCTTCTAAAACATTCTCTATTGAAGAAGTAATTAGTCACCTGTGAGACTTTTCGGTAAAAGCAATGGCAACTCCGGCATGGAGTCATGCCGGCCCGACTCATTTTGTAGTTGCTGTTATGGCATTATTTGTGGGTTTGACATTGGCAACAGAACCTTATTACTACAgttctcctccaccaccttaTGTATACAAATCTCCACCCCCTCCGGTGAAGTCTCCACCTCCACCGTACTATTAcaactctcctcctcctccagtgAAATCCCCTCAACCTCCTTACTACTACAACTCCCCACCACCCCCGGTaaaatctccaccaccaccatactattACAAatcacctccaccaccaccaaaaatCTACTCTCCACCTTACTACTACACATCTCCTCCGCCTCCGGTATCATACCCTCATCCCCAATCTCACCCACATCCCAAACCACTCGTTTTCAAAGTCGTTGGTAAAGTTTACTGCTATAGATGCTACGACTGGACTCACCCTAAAAAGTCACATGACAAGAAGCATCTCAAAGGTAAAACTttacaaatcaatttttttacttgACATCAAgtctatataattataatacaatCTGAATCAATACTAACagtttatataatatttgcaCTATACATAAGTTACCTGGTTACCATATCGTTGGCCGAGAAATGAAAACGATTACTACAACAATTcgttattaatattaatattaaatagtaACTTGcgaaaaaattatgtaattatattttgtcaCGACGTAGGCGCTGTTGTGGAGGTGACATGTAAAGCAGGAGACAAAACGGTCAAAGCGTTCGGAAAGACAAAGATCAACGGTAAATACGCAATCACCGTAGAAGGATACAACTACCGCAAATACGGCGGTAAGGTATGCACGGCCAAACTTCACGCGCCACCGAAGGGCTCACCGTGTAATATTCCGACAAGTTACCGTTTGGGTAACAAAGGAGCTAAGCTTCATGTGAAATCAAAGACTAAGTACGAAGTTGTGCTTTACGCTAAGTCCTTTGCTTATGCACCTAAGAAGCCTTATGAGGAATGTCATAAACTAGCTCCTTACCACCCACCTTACTACTACAAGTCACCACCGCCTCCAGCTCCGACTTACATCTACAAATCACCACCACCGCCTACTCCCACTTATGTTTACAAGTCACCACCTCCTCCAACTCCGCTTTACGTCTACAAGTCTCCGCCACCACCAACCCCAACATATGTTTACAAGTCACCGCCACCACCAACgcctatatatgtatataagtcTCCGCCACAACCAACgcctatatatgtatataagtcTCCGCCACCACCAACgcctatatatgtatataagtcCCCACCGCCACATACTCCCAAATATgtctacaagtctccaccaccaccaactcaTTCTCGTCCACCGTATTACTACCActcacctccaccaccaccctATTATTATCACTCGCCACCTCCTCCGCtgaagtctcctcctccaccttaTTATTACCATTCTCCACCTCCTCCTGTgaaatctccaccaccaccatactactacCATTCACCGCCCCCACCAGTcaaatctccaccaccaccatattacTACAACTCTCCACCACCTCCTGTAAAATCTCCTCCTACTCCAGTCTACATCTACGCCTCGCCCCCACCTCCCATACAATACTACACTCACCAAGTTTTAACCAAAATTCCCCATTATTAAGTAAGTTCTATGCAAAACAACTTCTTATGCAAAAGGTGTAAGAGGAGATCAAGAAGTGAACCAAATAAGGATCGTCATATTTCACCCAACGACAACGATTCTCTCAAGACGAACCACTTCGCTTCTACTTCAATAGGTCTACTCATCTCCTTTTCACGCTTTCATCTTAGTTTCCTCAGCTCGGATTGCCAAAATTGGGTCGTAACATATTTGTTGTGCatagaattttattttgcttagaTCCAACTTTATGAAATGAAGAGTTTGTTTGCAACAAAATCAGGTTTTAATTTTCATCTAAATGCAAAATCTGATTTTTCCGGGACAACTTTAAGAGACTACACTTCAGGCTCAAGTTGCTTTGCACAGATCTTGGTCGGCCCTAAGCTGTTTTATACCTAACTCGACATAAACTTTCAAATCTATATAATCAGATTAAACTCGATCAATATCCATTCTTGTTTTACCTTCTAAGAGGTTCTTTGACACTGATCAATTGACCAGAGCAAGTATATCTTAgtttattagtaaattaatGAGTAAAAAAACTATGGCCGTTTTATAAGATTCCCATCATCTCAAAAGAACCATGAAATCGTCTTAATTTCACATTAAGAGCAAGAGTTctactgtaaaaaaaaaaaaaagatgtaagcTCTCAACTAGGTGTACCGTTGCCTTTGCTTCTGTACACAACTTCTAGACATTCTTTAGCTCGAAGAACTTTCAATTAAAGGTAAAAAGCTCTCTGCTTTCGCGTTATTCTCAAACAGTTTGTCATATTTCTGCATTCATATATAGACCAACTCCTTTTAAGTTATAAGTATTACATGCTCTGTTTTCTAAAAGGGATGTAAGTAGTTTAATAGATGTTTGTGTTAGCAGGGTTACCCGAGGGCAAGCCGTGAGGCATGTATCAAGCATTGTCAATCTTTTTTGAGCTAGGTACAGTGCCGCAACACATTCAAACGAATTTTGCCTTGGACCAAGATTGGGGGGAAAGGTAGAAGTGAATCAAACTTTGTTCACGTAATCAAATCGTGTCACTAGCTTTTAAtgaaaagataagaaaagagTATAGGTTGAAAGCAAGTGTTCTTGCACCATTTGTGATGCCcaaaaagaaaggaacaaaaaatcTATACAAAATAGGGGCTTTGACTTTTGACATACACGAAACAAGCTCAAATCAAAATCGTAATATAAAAAGTtagtaagaaaaaacaaacagagcaaaacaaaagaaaattacaggCAAATCACCGCTATACTAGTGCCAAACCAGAAACCAGAAGTTTATAGACCAGATAGAAAACAAGGTACCTAAAATCGTTTCTCCTCATCCAAAACACCAAGCTTTAAACAATAGACATACACAAAGATGACAGACAATAAGCACTAGAAACTAGGCACCACCATATTGTACTAATGCTTCAAAGCTGTTAAACGGTTAAACAATAAGACTGGAGTACAAGAGAACCATAAACATATCCTGCGACCTACTTAAGTTCTTTATTCCTTTAATGATCACACACACCATTAGCCCCTAACCTAAACACTACCAAGAGTTTACAATCCTTGAAACCAAAAACCGAGGTCATACACACATATCCTGCGACCAAGTTATGATCTAGCAAGTCAGAAAGACAACACGAAACCGACTTCTCGACCTTGGTTCCTAAACTAGTCAAATTGGTCAGTGTCAAAGATAATGAATCAAAAACCAATAGGAAACATCATAATCACACTTTATATAACAAACAGCCACTACAAATCGTAAAGCAATAACACTTAAAGAGTATATTAAGTTTTAGATTGGATAACAAATCGTAAACGCAACATAGGATAAGCAACAAACAAACGTAAATCATGATAATATGCAGAAACTGAATTCACAAAAGGAATTTTGTTGTTctactgctttttttttttttttttNNNNNNNNNNNNNNNNNNNNNNNNNNNNNNNNNNNNNNNNNNNNNNNNNNNNNNNNNNNNNNNNNNNNNNNNNNNNNNNNNNNNNNNNNNNNNNNNNNNNNNNNNNNNNNNNNNNNNNNNNNNNNNNNNNNNNNNNNNNNNNNNNNNNNNNNNNNNNNNNNNNNNNNNNNNNNNNNNNNNNNNNNNNNNNNNNNNNNNNNNNNNNNNNNNNNNNNNNNNNNNNNNNNNNNNNNNNNNNNNNNNNNNNNNNNNNNNNNNNNNNNNNNNNNNNNNNNNNNNNNNNNNNNNNNNNNNNNNNNNNNNNNNNNNNNNNNNNNNNNNNNNNNNNNNNNNNNNNNNNNNNNNNNNNNNNNNNNNNNNNNNNNNNNNNNNNNNNNNNNNNNNNNNNNNNNNNNNNNNNNNNNNNNNNNNNNNNNNNNNNNNNNNNNNNNNNNNNNNNNNNNNNNNNNNNNNNNNNNNNNNNNNNNNNNNNNNNNNNNNNNNNNNNNNNNNNNNNNNNNNNNNNNNNNNNNNNNNNNNNNNNNNNNNNNNNNNNNNNNNNNNNNNNNNNNNNNNNNNNNNNNNNNNNNNNNNNNNNNNNNNNNNNNNNNNNNNNNNNNNNNNNNNNNNNNNNNNNNNNNNNNNNNNNNNNNNNNNNNNNNNNNNNNNNNNNNNNNNNNNNNNNNNNNNNNNNNNNNNNNNNNNNNNNNNNNNNNNNNNNNNNNNNNNNNNNNNNNNNNNNNNNNNNNNNNNNNNNNNNNNNNNNNNNNNNNNNNNNNNNNNNNNNNNNNNNNNNNNNNNNNNNNNNNNNNNNNNNNNNNNNNNNNNNNNNNNNNNNNNNNNNNNNNNNNNNNNNNNNNNNNNNNNNNNNNNNNNNNNNNNNNNNNNNNNNNNNNNNNNNNNNNNNNNNNNNNNNNNNNNNNNNNNNNNNNNNNNNNNNNNNNNNNNNNNNNNNNNNNNNNNNNNNNNNNNNNNNNNNNNNNNNNNNNNNNNNNNNNNNNNNNNNNNNNNNNNNNNNNNNNNNNNNNNNNNNNNNNNNNNNNNNNNNNNNNNNNNNNNNNNNNNNNNNNNNNNNNNNNNNNNNNNNNNNNNNNNNNNNNNNNNNNNNNNNNNNNNNNNNNNNNNNNNNNNNNNNNNNNNNNNNNNNNNNNNNNNNNNNNNNNNNNNNNNNNNNNNNNNNNNNNNNNNNNNNNNNNNNNNNNNNNNNNNNNNNNNNNNNNNNNNNNNNNNNNNNNNNNNNNNNNNNNNNNNNNNNNNNNNNNNNNNNNNNNNNNNNNNNNNNNNNNNNNNNNNNNNNNNNNNNNNNNNNNNNNNNNNNNNNNNNNNNNNNNNNNNNNNNNNNNNNNNNNNNNNNNNNNNNNNNNNNNNNNNNNNNNNNNNNNNNNNNGAGCTGGAGCTGGAATCTTAACATAACCCAACTTCTTCAAGCTAGCAGCATCAGATTCCTCATTCTCataatcatcttcttcctcctcaaaaTCATAGCTCTGACGGTTCACAACGAAAGCCCAAACAAGGTACATAGTAGCAGCGGTCAAAGCACCGCAACCAACACCGAACAAGAGAGCCACGACGACGCTGAGAATGTCTCTCGTTCGATCTCTGAACGAATTGATGTTATCGGAGCCCAGAGGGAGAGACAATTGGGAACGATCTTCCTCCGATCGTTGGATCTGTGGCGTCTCGTGACGGCGATTGACGAAAAAGGGAACGACGTGGTGAGGATTGAGACGACGGATGGTGAAGACGGTGACGAATCGAGTCGAGGTGAAATCGGATTCGAGGTTAGGGTTTTCTGGGGTTATTGAGAGGGAATAGGAGGAGATGAGGAAGGTTTTGCAAGGACGTGCGGCGGAGATGGTGGTGATCGAGAGCAAAATTGCGACGAAGATCGCAAGGAGGAGGTTGGAGGACGCCATTGTTGTGGTATCGTCTTtgacttgttcttcttcttcttctgattttgaAACAAAGGAACAAACAAACCTAACCCAGAAAGATTCGGTGAACGAAGAAGATTAtagacgattttttttttacttttaatgtaTTATGAAATAACCCCTCTTTTCTGTATTTAACCATATAGGtcccttttgttttatttcctttattttatagcatcaatcaaatttaattaatacaataaaatatattaaaattaaaaatttaacaatttaattaatacaataaatatattaaaattaaaaatttaacaatttaattaatacaatttaaattttaattaatacaataaaatatattaaaaattattaacaaaaaaattaatttagtttaacccaaaccaacacatatttacatttattgttcctaaaatttaaaccctaatgcTCTCTATCTAGATATAAGATCGAAaccataattttcttttataaatctaaactgacatataattttatttaaatataaattctatAGCATACTTCTCCTTTATAACCCAAAGgtcccaaactgacatataacttcatttaattgtaaaatttaaatcataattCTCAATTATTTACTCAAACCAATATGTGAAACTGtttaattgtaatatatatttttaattttattaatattgataatatttgaGTTTTAGTTTATTGAAATGGCAAAATATaaaggataattttttttttttttttgtcaacaaggaTCAAtatttattgagtttttttttaccttgtcTTTCAATAACAATTGAttttaaacttaatttttttttatgtatctcCCATAGGCAAATTGTTAAAGTGACAAGAAGAGAAAGGGATATAGTTTTGCAAATATGGAAACAGATaagtgaacaaataaaaaagagatgcTAAGAGTTCAAGTGAGATCATAGCTTCATATTTGGTCTACCTCAAAAAacaatctatattaacatttttgaaatacattttggtttacgccctttaagttttgtttatttaatttgttttatttacaacattaacccctaacgatttttctaaaataacatttcagaaactcaattaatggaactatttaaatcgatctaatttgatatgtttattgccataaatagtTTGACAATATCTataattctatacattttgattttccaaaaacaactctacgcattaattttttaatcccataaaaatctttaaaactattttaatagatctttagagactgtatgatctcttaaatttaaatgacacagccgaatttgagtaacaaatgattacaatcgtaataattattataacgttaataaagttcataaaaatggAAACCCAAatttagaaactcaataatcgggtatatttaactttagcatcaagaaatacatttaatatagtatatatcacgttaagaaactgaatattatttttgtgataatgttatcaactcaaataggaaaacatTATAATCTCTATTTTATTGCTATGGATCGTAAACTCCTTGATCATCAAacattttccatgtataaatatcaacttcacaaatgAAACACAACACCCACAATCAAAACCACTAATATaacggttttgaaacacgggttaagccactaatatgacggtttatTGTTATATGGTgggacatgttattaacataacggttaacattagtataaatgaTACATAACAGATTTTTcgtaacaaaagtttacaatctccatTAAATATCTCAACATTAAAATAGTAAACATACTTAATCTatatttcaattctttttttattttaattttaaaaacatatttaattattttttttattatagaaaattaatTCAATATAAAATCTATCATAATTGGCCCCTTTAACACATAAAcatatcataattaaaattccaaaatcaattttaactCTGAAATGCCCACAAAATTAGGAATTTATACCGTCTCTCTCTACACACCCACACCAGTCTACGTACATttaggttaataaaaaaaaacattgaccaTTTAAATATAGAATACGACAACAGATTCGCTTCCTCTCTctcacacatacacacacacacacacacacacaatagaaTCAGTTTTCACAAAATCGCCAGCTTTTATTCCCCTTTCTTCGGCGACTTCAATCTCTCTTATATAAAAATCCCTCTCTTCCTTCAGATCTGATTCATTCAATcatcaacaacacaaaactatGGAGTTAGAGAAACAACGATCCAAAAAAGACGACGATCTCGCCACCAATGGATCTGGTGgtacggaagaagaagaggtctcCGTCGAGAGAATCTTCGAAGCGAGTCACGAGGTTCCTCCTTCGTGGCAGCACCAGCTCACTTTCAGAGCTCTGATCGTTAGTTTCATACTCGCGATTCTCTTCACTTTCGTCGTGATGAAACTCAACCTAACGACTGGTATCATCCCTTCGCTTAACATCTCCGCCGGTTTGCTCGGTTTCTTCTTCGTCAAAACATGGACCAAGATTCTCAACAAAGCCGGTGTGCTGAAACAACCGTTCACACGGCAAGAGAACACCGTGATTCAGACTTGCGTCGTCGCTTCATCCGGCATCGCTTTTAGCGGTACGTCTTTTTCatgaaaattatccaaaaaaaaaaatttaagaattgAGAAATTTGTTGATGATGTGAACGATTCAATGGAGTTTGGTGTCACCGTCTTTTTTGATGGTGAGAGATCTCTGTGGAAAAGGACAGATTCTACTTTTTGAGTTTATcgttttctatatatgtaaaaaaaattcatatgttaGGGATATACTTCAAATTcgtatatttgattttgattttatatatccTTTTTAACGGATTGTgattaaaagataattaaaaaaattagggtaATGATTAACTCTAGTTTCAGATTAGGTCAGCTGTTGTTATCATTAAACGTACATGCATGGAATTAACAATCCTtagataatttttatataaaaatacttacagaaaaaatacatataatgaTACTACaatatcattaattaatattcttttaaaaaagttttaaatgttttgctaacttgttatttatttgtttcactttttttttttttttttttttNNNNNNNNNNNNNNNNNNNNNNNNNNNNNNNNNNNNNNNNNNNNNNNNNNNNNNNNNNNNNNNNNNNNNNNNNNNNNNNNNNNNNNNNNNNNNNNNNNNNNNNNNNNNNNNNNNNNNNNNNNNNNNNNNNNNNNNNNNNNNNNNNNNNNNNNNNNNNNNNNNNNNNNNNNNNNNNNNNNNNNNNNNNNNNNNNNNNNNNNNNNNNNNNNNNNNNNNNNNNNNNNNNNNNNNNNNNNNAATGGAATTATGGAAAATGTCAAAATAAAGTTGATTAGTGACGTTACATAAGAGTCCAAGAGAAAATGtgtatgactttttttttgtgataaaatgAGATACGTATCTCTAATCTTACACCGTTACACGCCATGAGGGACAAGTTGATAGAAACATGACGCGTAAATATACTGATTAAGTCAAGTCAAATCTTGTTTTAGCATATGATTACGGCGCACTCTATTAGggagtttgattttttattttatttttagtaaactAAAATTCACAGTATATAGTTAGCTGTAATTTTCACGTTATAGattagatttataaaaagtGTATAAATAGCTAATTCCACTATCtgtttgacttattttcttatttgcaTGGGATCGGATTGGTAACAATTTGATAATGACTTAAGTGAGAATTTAATATTTGGAACTGCTTTCGAGATTGAAACAGACATCACCACTCAATGTGTACACATACTTATTGCATGGAGAGATTGAGCATTTTCAAGGAAACCACTATTTTTGACTCTCACGTGTTTGATTCGTTCATTTGGAGATCCTGACgtcaaattatttaatattgaGTTGACTTGCTTTGCCTACCATACCATGTGTGTCAAATGGGAATCTAGAATTTTCCACATGACCTTTATTTAATTCCACCTtattaaaataggttttgaTTAGACGACTAATTAAATAGTGGAATTTAAGTTTGTGGTACACGTTATGCTtcgattttttggttttttaattaaaggattcaaatcacaaaataatgGTTTTGATATGTTACAGTGCTACTGACCCATTTGGTTCTCTGTTGCTTCTTTAGTTGACTTAATGATTGGTTGGATAACAATGACTAGTTTGATATGTTACAGGGCTCAGTAACTGACCCATTTGGTTCtctgttgtgtgtttgttgttttgaacaGGTGGGTTTGGTAGTTACTTGTTTGGGATGAGTGATGTTGTTGCAAAACAATCCGCGGAAGCTAATACAGCTATGAACATAAAGAATCCTCATTTGGGTTGGATGATTGGGTTTCTCTTTGTTGTTAGCTTTCTTGGTCTTTTCTCTGTTGTTCCCCTAAGAAAGATCATGATTGTGGACTTCAAATTGACATATCCTAGTGGTACTGCCACTGCACATCTCATCAACAGTTTCCACACACCTCAAGGTGCCAAACTCGCAAAGTAAGAATCTTTCATCATACCATTAGATGAATCTCTGAATCCAGTGttcaattttctaaatattgATCC
This genomic window contains:
- the LOC104787278 gene encoding uncharacterized protein LOC104787278 (The sequence of the model RefSeq protein was modified relative to this genomic sequence to represent the inferred CDS: added 29 bases not found in genome assembly), with translation MASSNLLLAIFVAILLSITTISAARPCKTFLISSYSLSITPENPNLESDFTSTRFVTVFTIRRLNPHHVVPFFVNRRHETPQIQRSEEDRSQLSLPLGSDNINSFRDRTRDILSVVVALLFGVGCGALTAATMYLVWAFVVNRQSYDFEEEEDDYENEESDAASLKKLGYVKIPALAPVKEEAA
- the LOC104787277 gene encoding extensin-2-like (The sequence of the model RefSeq protein was modified relative to this genomic sequence to represent the inferred CDS: added 6 bases not found in genome assembly), giving the protein MATPAWSHAGPTHFVVAVMALFVGLTLATEPYYYSSPPPPYVYKSPPPPVKSPPPPYYYNSPPPPVKSPQPPYYYNSPPPPVKSPPPPYYYKSPPPPPKIYSPPYYYTSPPPPVSYPHPQSHPHPKPLVFKVVGKVYCYRCYDWTHPKKSHDKKHLKGAVVEVTCKAGDKTVKAFGKTKINGKYAITVEGYNYRKYGGKVCTAKLHAPPKGSPCNIPTSYRLGNKGAKLHVKSKTKYEVVLYAKSFAYAPKKPYEECHKLAPYHPPYYYKSPPPPAPTYIYKSPPPPTPTYVYKSPPPPTPLYVYKSPPPPTPTYVYKSPPPPTPIYVYKSPPQPTPIYVYKSPPPPTPIYVYKSPPPHTPKYVYKSPPPPTHSRPPYYYHSPPPPPYYYHSPPPPLKSPPPPYYYHSPPPPVKSPPPPYYYHSPPPPVKSPPPPYYYNSPPPPVKSPPTPVYIYASPPPPIQYYTHQV